In the genome of Spirochaetia bacterium, one region contains:
- a CDS encoding type II toxin-antitoxin system RelE/ParE family toxin, with product MQLVRLIVNVEFINKDLEELYINGTSKRFSKVPPEVARKLVRAVDVLESSTSIQGIWKFPAYKFEKLQGNERYSMRLNRIWRLELTVRWVDDTKVTIDVINLVDLTHHYGG from the coding sequence GTGCAACTGGTAAGGTTAATTGTGAATGTAGAGTTCATCAACAAAGATTTGGAGGAACTGTATATAAACGGTACTTCCAAAAGATTCAGTAAAGTTCCTCCTGAAGTTGCGCGGAAATTAGTTCGTGCTGTAGATGTCCTTGAAAGTAGTACCAGTATTCAAGGCATCTGGAAATTTCCAGCATATAAATTCGAAAAGCTACAAGGTAACGAAAGATATTCCATGCGTTTAAACAGAATATGGCGTCTGGAATTAACCGTACGATGGGTTGATGATACTAAAGTAACTATCGATGTCATCAATCTTGTTGATCTGACACACCATTATGGAGGCTAA
- a CDS encoding HigA family addiction module antitoxin has protein sequence MFDKLRPFYNPGPGDVIRDAMEELGWQQSDLADITGLTGKSINKIINNKQGITPETAILLGKAFSTPAELWLNLDAKYQLRKQETDTCGKEALAEKKAQMRKYMPVAELKKKGWLLYDVSTAKGIEQECQRLFGKPEIPTEEYNQEKKFAARQTRFDFQYTMWYCRTWFEYAKLYAPAAAPRQAYDREKLADLAGNFCMFLAAKDGIEKVLTALTDCGVGFFVLSHLTKTYLDGAAFLQDGKPFIVYTARYDRIDNFWFVLAHEISHILLHFDYLCEPVLDNLDSNAETKREQEADENASKMLNSKKVILLGQHYGKYLSADRLELISRESGVPITVALGILQHAKIIEWRQFSKYKEKVMNKIPVGMVKG, from the coding sequence ATGTTTGATAAATTACGTCCGTTCTATAATCCAGGACCAGGTGATGTTATCAGGGATGCCATGGAAGAACTCGGCTGGCAACAGAGTGATTTGGCCGACATTACCGGTCTGACCGGAAAATCAATAAATAAAATAATCAATAACAAACAGGGGATTACGCCAGAAACAGCTATCCTCTTAGGTAAAGCTTTTTCCACTCCGGCAGAACTGTGGCTCAATCTTGATGCAAAATACCAACTGCGTAAACAGGAAACAGATACCTGTGGAAAGGAAGCGCTTGCAGAAAAAAAAGCCCAGATGCGTAAATATATGCCAGTGGCAGAACTAAAGAAGAAAGGCTGGCTTTTATATGACGTATCTACCGCAAAAGGAATTGAGCAGGAATGTCAGCGACTTTTCGGAAAACCGGAGATTCCAACAGAAGAATACAATCAAGAAAAGAAATTTGCCGCACGGCAGACGCGGTTTGATTTTCAGTATACGATGTGGTATTGCCGTACATGGTTTGAATATGCAAAGCTGTATGCGCCCGCGGCCGCTCCAAGACAGGCATATGACAGAGAAAAACTTGCAGACCTAGCGGGAAACTTCTGTATGTTCCTTGCTGCAAAAGATGGAATTGAGAAAGTACTCACTGCTCTTACTGACTGCGGCGTAGGCTTTTTTGTGCTGAGCCACCTTACAAAGACATATCTTGACGGAGCAGCTTTCCTACAGGATGGTAAACCTTTCATTGTATATACCGCACGCTATGACCGCATAGACAACTTCTGGTTTGTACTTGCACATGAGATTTCACACATTCTTCTGCATTTTGACTACCTTTGTGAACCCGTGCTGGACAATCTTGATTCAAATGCAGAAACGAAGCGTGAACAGGAAGCTGATGAAAACGCCTCGAAAATGCTGAATTCAAAAAAAGTTATTTTACTGGGGCAACATTATGGAAAATACCTGTCCGCAGACAGGCTTGAACTGATAAGCAGAGAATCAGGTGTGCCGATTACCGTTGCCCTCGGAATATTACAGCATGCAAAAATTATTGAATGGCGGCAGTTCAGCAAATACAAGGAAAAAGTCATGAATAAGATACCAGTAGGTATGGTAAAGGGATAA
- a CDS encoding AAA family ATPase — MKPILYVFSGLPGSGKSTLASLLAQKLSCTYLRIDVIKQGLRDLCSFDVKGEGYRLAYRIAADNLRLGLDVIADCCNPWNLTRKEWENVAKKEQVSCINIEVSCSDVIEHRRRVEGRTTDIEGLKLPSWAEILSRDYQPWENRTVVHVDTAGLTIEESFDLLLFKLQK, encoded by the coding sequence ATGAAACCCATACTTTATGTCTTTTCCGGGTTGCCGGGATCTGGCAAATCTACACTTGCATCCTTGCTGGCTCAAAAATTGTCCTGTACATATCTAAGGATTGATGTCATTAAGCAGGGATTGCGGGATTTGTGTTCTTTTGATGTCAAAGGCGAGGGGTATCGTCTTGCTTATCGCATTGCCGCAGATAATCTTCGTCTTGGCCTTGATGTAATAGCCGATTGTTGTAATCCGTGGAATCTGACAAGGAAAGAATGGGAAAATGTTGCAAAAAAAGAACAGGTTTCCTGTATCAACATTGAAGTGTCCTGTAGTGATGTCATTGAACATCGTAGGAGAGTCGAGGGGCGAACTACTGATATCGAAGGGCTTAAACTCCCAAGTTGGGCTGAGATTCTCAGCAGGGACTACCAACCTTGGGAAAACAGGACTGTAGTCCATGTCGATACTGCCGGATTGACAATTGAAGAATCTTTTGACCTGTTGCTGTTCAAGTTGCAGAAATGA